TCTATGGACGTAATCTCACCCTGCGACTCGgtgtcatgtacatggataaGAGGTTGTGCCTCGATCGGAGTCGCTGGAGCTCCCTCATAAGGATCGTAATCGTCGGGGAAGACCTCATCCTCTTCTACCGGGGGTGAAGCGGTGGTGGTGGGGTAGATGGATCTCGCCAGGGCCTCCGTGCTGAAGCCATCGttggcggacgattcaacatggccaatatgtgtctgagctgctccataattacgttctgaccacccttcagctctacatggctggtctcgtatgccttcttcagctcgacatgagcagcatacagaccctgagtgtcaccctcgatcctatccaaccgagccactaaatcagtgtactcggcaccccgaacgcctgatgaagatggtgcactgggctgaggttctgaaccagtggcctgaaaatatatatatcaaaaaaatacggtaagcatacgataattccacaatgtaacaaatatcacaaaacaaaaataataaaaaatgaagacataaaaaaaagttccaaaaattGGTACCTGAGTGTCTCTTTCCTGAGTGTCTGGGACCTGAGTCTCTGGTACCTGACTACCTGCCTCAGCCTCTGTGTCATCCACAACATCATCAACCAGGTTctccacaccatcgtaagaaattgtcctcacaaatgcctcctcctctgtccgtggaagtagccccttcaccacttccagattctgtttatggtttaaaaaatatcaaaataaaaccatttagcatttattacaagcatttatgttaaataattagtcagaacataagtgaaaatcatacccgtctagaaaataatgcgctgacgtctttcttcccaatatcgcctttgctcgtccagctaagcatcctggggaaccgaatcccgtggttcgtgccatacctcttgccaacctccaaaatggcctcgtacgcccaatattggactgcaggtgcgaagccatatgttgtgtatttgcactcgtgctgaacatccgaactcagcttcttctcgtagttggccttctgtttcaacatgtctttctgaagcgagtgcatgagtctggcgaatgagtgcttcccccaaggaatccggaagaagaactcgaggtcTTCCACATATCTAAGTATGTGAGGCGTGATCAGCGCGTTGGCCTCGCGGCCCAGAAGCactgactccacaaacaagcacaagccgagcttgtacaagtcttccgggTTCTGGCAGTTTGTGAACTGAAGTTGGAGTGCTTCTGTCTTCACACTATCAGACcggttgaaatatttgttgatcaatcggtctgaccccgagcgcgcgacctgcgcagccttctcctcttctgttggccccgaggagaagtccaaacccgtaatgagtgcaaactccagcaccccgaatcggacctccttccgaccaacataaaacctcatcctcaactcctcctgagcatccactttcattttgtggagcatcagctggtgaaataacaccgaggagAATGTCAGTGGTACAGCATTCCAGAAGCTCC
Above is a genomic segment from Cannabis sativa cultivar Pink pepper isolate KNU-18-1 unplaced genomic scaffold, ASM2916894v1 Contig3, whole genome shotgun sequence containing:
- the LOC133033271 gene encoding uncharacterized protein LOC133033271; amino-acid sequence: MLHKMKVDAQEELRMRFYVGRKEVRFGVLEFALITGLDFSSGPTEEEKAAQVARSGSDRLINKYFNRSDSVKTEALQLQFTNCQNPEDLYKLGLCLFVESVLLGREANALITPHILRYVEDLEFFFRIPWGKHSFARLMHSLQKDMLKQKANYEKKLSSDVQHECKYTTYGFAPAVQYWAYEAILEVGKRYGTNHGIRFPRMLSWTSKGDIGKKDVSALFSRRNLEVVKGLLPRTEEEAFVRTISYDGVENLVDDVVDDTEAEAGSQVPETQVPDTQERDTQATGSEPQPSAPSSSGVRGAEYTDLVARLDRIEGDTQGLYAAHVELKKAYETSHVELKGGQNVIMEQLRHILAMLNRPPTMASARRPWRDPSTPPPPLHPR